The following are encoded in a window of Arthrobacter antioxidans genomic DNA:
- the argH gene encoding argininosuccinate lyase has protein sequence MAPEHQGRSVGPRAQGSPAERREVGARSGTNEGSLWGGRFAGGPADALAALSKSTHFDWRLAVYDIEGSRAHARVLHRARLLDDGELAGMIDALDRLDADVRSGAYAPAQSDEDVHGSLERGLIERAGPALGGKLRAGRSRNDQVATLGRMYLRDHARIIARGVLATIGALVDQAEAHLEVPMPGRTHLQHAQPVLLSHHLLAHAWALLRDVQRLQDWDRRAGISPYGSGALAGSSLGLDPESVAADLGFFSATHNSIDGTASRDVYAEFAWVAAMIGVDLSRVSEEIIIWATKEFSFVTLDDAFSTGSSIMPQKKNPDVAELARGKAGRLIGDLTGLLATLKGLPLAYNRDLQEDKEPVFDAVDTLEVLLPAVSGMIATLVFDTERLASLAPQGFALATDIAEWLVRQGVPFREAHELSGAAVRIAEQRGVELWDLTDEEFAGISAHLTPAVREVLTVEGSLASRDAQGGTAPAAVRRQLTALRAELDGVEAYAAA, from the coding sequence ATGGCTCCAGAGCACCAGGGGCGTTCGGTGGGCCCACGAGCGCAGGGGTCCCCGGCCGAGCGACGCGAGGTCGGGGCGCGCTCGGGGACGAACGAGGGCTCGCTGTGGGGCGGCCGGTTCGCCGGCGGCCCCGCGGACGCCCTCGCCGCACTCAGCAAGTCGACGCACTTCGACTGGCGGCTGGCGGTCTACGACATCGAGGGCTCCCGCGCTCACGCCCGCGTGCTCCACAGGGCGCGCCTGCTCGACGACGGCGAGCTCGCCGGGATGATCGATGCCCTCGACCGCCTCGACGCGGACGTGCGGTCCGGAGCCTACGCGCCGGCGCAGAGCGACGAGGACGTCCACGGGTCGCTCGAGCGCGGCCTCATCGAGCGTGCCGGACCGGCGCTCGGCGGCAAGCTGCGCGCGGGCCGGTCCCGCAACGATCAGGTGGCGACGCTCGGGCGCATGTACCTCCGGGATCACGCCCGGATCATCGCCCGAGGCGTCCTCGCGACGATCGGCGCCCTGGTGGACCAGGCCGAGGCACACCTCGAGGTGCCCATGCCGGGGCGCACGCATCTGCAGCACGCGCAGCCGGTGCTGCTCAGCCACCACCTGCTGGCCCACGCTTGGGCCCTGCTGCGGGACGTGCAGCGCCTGCAGGACTGGGATCGCCGCGCCGGGATCTCACCGTACGGATCGGGTGCCCTCGCCGGGTCCTCGCTGGGCCTGGACCCGGAGTCCGTCGCCGCGGACCTCGGGTTCTTCTCCGCGACGCACAACTCGATCGACGGGACGGCGTCGCGGGACGTCTACGCGGAGTTCGCCTGGGTCGCCGCGATGATCGGGGTGGATCTCTCCCGCGTGAGCGAGGAGATCATCATCTGGGCCACCAAGGAGTTCTCCTTCGTCACCCTCGACGACGCCTTCTCGACCGGCTCGTCGATCATGCCGCAGAAGAAGAACCCCGACGTCGCCGAGCTCGCCCGCGGCAAGGCCGGGCGCTTGATCGGTGACCTGACGGGGCTGCTCGCCACCCTCAAGGGATTGCCCCTGGCATACAACCGCGATCTGCAGGAGGACAAGGAGCCGGTGTTCGACGCCGTCGACACCCTCGAGGTCCTGCTGCCCGCGGTCTCGGGCATGATCGCGACCCTCGTCTTCGACACGGAGCGCCTGGCCTCCCTCGCACCGCAGGGATTCGCCCTCGCGACCGACATCGCCGAGTGGCTCGTCCGGCAGGGGGTGCCCTTCCGCGAGGCGCACGAGCTCTCGGGTGCCGCCGTCCGCATCGCCGAGCAGCGCGGCGTGGAACTGTGGGACCTGACGGACGAGGAGTTCGCGGGGATCTCCGCGCACCTGACGCCCGCGGTCCGCGAGGTGCTCACGGTCGAAGGATCACTGGCCAGCCGCGACGCGCAGGGCGGTACGGCCCCGGCCGCCGTCCGACGCCAGCTCACCGCGCTGCGCGCCGAGCTCGACGGCGTCGAGGCCTACGCCGCAGCCTGA
- a CDS encoding zinc-binding dehydrogenase, protein MMRALLLDRPGPPSSCVGEAPRPAPGVGEVLVRVDAVGLNPVDYQLASGGHPLWTYPHIPGLDIAGVVEDAGPGPEPRVPTGTRVVWHQDLRRPGGLAAYATAPTDVLAVVPPGVGMAAAASLPCAGMTAYQAVVRRLRATRGQYALVQGASGGVGGFAVQLLAAAGATVIATASPSNHAYVRGLSADAVLDYRRDDLGAVLRAATEGRGFDAVVDTVSPASAAQGLRLLRHAGGLAAVAGRPSLDIVEPFGIAPSLHEIALGAAYTHGDVGSRADLAVMLTELLRLVDEGALTPLPIETVRLADAPDALERLAGRHVRGKIVVRLEEPSPA, encoded by the coding sequence ATGATGCGAGCACTCCTGCTGGACCGGCCCGGACCGCCGTCGTCCTGCGTCGGCGAGGCGCCCCGGCCCGCTCCCGGCGTCGGCGAGGTCCTCGTACGGGTTGACGCGGTCGGCCTCAACCCGGTCGATTACCAGCTGGCGTCCGGCGGGCACCCGCTCTGGACATACCCGCACATTCCCGGCCTGGACATCGCCGGTGTGGTCGAGGACGCCGGGCCCGGCCCGGAACCTCGCGTGCCCACGGGCACCCGGGTGGTGTGGCACCAGGACCTACGGCGCCCTGGCGGCCTGGCCGCCTACGCCACGGCTCCGACCGATGTCCTGGCCGTCGTGCCGCCAGGGGTCGGCATGGCTGCCGCCGCCAGCCTGCCGTGCGCCGGCATGACGGCCTACCAGGCCGTCGTGCGCCGGCTCCGGGCGACACGGGGCCAGTACGCGCTGGTCCAGGGCGCCTCGGGTGGCGTCGGTGGATTCGCGGTACAGCTACTGGCAGCAGCCGGAGCCACAGTGATAGCTACCGCTTCCCCGTCCAACCACGCCTACGTGCGCGGCCTCAGCGCCGACGCGGTGCTCGATTACCGTCGGGACGACCTGGGAGCGGTTCTGCGGGCCGCTACGGAGGGGCGTGGGTTCGACGCGGTGGTGGACACGGTCTCGCCGGCGTCCGCGGCACAGGGGCTGCGCCTGCTGCGCCACGCGGGCGGTCTGGCAGCGGTTGCGGGGCGGCCGTCCCTGGACATCGTGGAGCCGTTCGGCATCGCCCCGAGCCTGCACGAGATCGCTCTGGGGGCGGCGTACACGCACGGGGACGTCGGCAGCCGGGCCGATCTGGCGGTCATGCTCACGGAGTTGCTGCGGCTCGTCGACGAGGGCGCGCTGACTCCCCTGCCGATCGAGACCGTGCGGCTGGCGGACGCGCCCGACGCCCTCGAACGCCTGGCCGGGCGTCATGTGCGGGGGAAGATCGTGGTGCGGCTGGAGGAGCCGTCACCGGCATGA
- a CDS encoding NADPH-dependent F420 reductase, which produces MKIAILGTGSVGRTLAARLAELGHDVTIGTRDAEATLTRTGADPTGNTPFAGWAADNPTIAVTDFADAAAGAELVVNATNGAASLDVLAQVGERGLDGKIILDVANPLDFSRGMPPTLLVKDTDSLGEQIQRAFPAARVVKSLNTLTAGLMAYPGSLPEAGTVFVSGNDADAKHTITALLTEFGHRDVIDLGDITTARGAEMLLPVWLRLWSALGTPTFNFKVVR; this is translated from the coding sequence ATGAAGATCGCCATCCTCGGAACCGGCTCAGTAGGGCGTACTCTTGCCGCGCGTCTCGCCGAACTGGGACACGACGTCACCATCGGTACCCGCGACGCCGAGGCCACACTGACCCGCACGGGGGCAGATCCGACGGGCAACACGCCCTTCGCCGGCTGGGCCGCCGACAACCCCACCATTGCCGTGACCGACTTCGCCGACGCCGCCGCGGGGGCGGAGCTCGTCGTCAACGCCACGAACGGCGCCGCGTCCCTGGACGTCCTGGCGCAGGTCGGGGAGCGTGGCCTCGACGGCAAGATCATTTTGGACGTCGCCAACCCCCTCGACTTCAGCCGCGGCATGCCGCCGACCCTGCTCGTCAAGGACACCGACTCACTCGGGGAGCAGATCCAGCGCGCCTTCCCCGCTGCCCGGGTCGTGAAGTCCCTCAACACCCTGACCGCAGGCCTGATGGCCTATCCGGGGAGCCTGCCCGAAGCCGGAACCGTCTTCGTCTCCGGGAACGACGCCGACGCCAAGCACACGATCACGGCGCTCCTGACGGAGTTCGGCCACCGGGACGTCATCGATCTCGGCGACATCACCACCGCGCGCGGCGCCGAGATGCTCCTGCCGGTCTGGCTCCGCCTCTGGAGTGCCCTCGGCACACCCACCTTCAACTTCAAGGTGGTCCGCTGA
- a CDS encoding S66 family peptidase, with protein MTSKAFTDLPKAVAGDRVAILSPAFAAPAISEAVHEQAMRRLTEITGLVAVEYPTTRQLGASARARAADITSAFADPTIRAVLATIGGTDQITVIRHLDADVIAGDPKPFLGYSDNTNLHNFLWGLGVPSYYGGSTQVHLGAGPRVDDVHLISLRAALLEGGTLDVTDPGESEDYGISWTDPRALTEFGRREPTDPWTWTGPQKMVEGRSWGGSLEVIDQIAMADRMPAVADLEGGILLFETSEDQPRADEVGGWVRALGERGLLEAAAGVLVARPPVSRLGEPAPEADARARLRAEQAEAIIGQISDYNPHAVVCVGVPFGHTRPQWILPHGGIIRLDGTTRTVSADYS; from the coding sequence ATGACGTCGAAGGCCTTTACCGACCTGCCGAAAGCTGTAGCCGGCGATCGGGTCGCGATCCTCTCCCCGGCGTTCGCGGCGCCGGCCATTTCGGAAGCCGTTCACGAGCAGGCAATGAGGCGTCTGACAGAGATCACGGGACTGGTCGCGGTCGAGTACCCCACCACCCGGCAGTTGGGAGCGAGCGCCCGGGCTCGGGCCGCCGACATCACATCCGCCTTCGCCGACCCGACCATCCGAGCAGTGCTTGCGACGATCGGCGGCACTGACCAGATCACAGTCATCCGGCACCTCGACGCCGACGTCATCGCCGGGGATCCCAAGCCGTTCCTGGGGTACAGCGACAACACGAATCTGCACAACTTCCTGTGGGGTCTCGGTGTGCCCAGCTACTACGGGGGCTCCACGCAGGTGCACCTCGGGGCAGGACCGCGCGTCGACGACGTGCACCTGATCTCGCTGCGCGCCGCCCTTCTCGAGGGCGGGACCCTCGACGTGACCGATCCGGGAGAGTCGGAGGACTACGGCATCTCCTGGACAGATCCGCGCGCCCTGACCGAGTTCGGCAGGCGCGAACCGACGGACCCTTGGACGTGGACGGGCCCGCAGAAAATGGTGGAAGGCCGCTCGTGGGGCGGTTCCCTGGAAGTGATCGACCAGATCGCGATGGCCGACAGGATGCCCGCCGTCGCCGACCTCGAGGGAGGGATCCTGCTGTTCGAGACGAGCGAAGACCAGCCGCGCGCGGACGAGGTGGGTGGCTGGGTGCGGGCCCTGGGCGAACGCGGACTCCTCGAAGCCGCCGCCGGGGTGCTCGTTGCTCGACCACCCGTCAGCCGGCTGGGAGAGCCCGCCCCCGAAGCGGATGCGCGCGCCCGGCTCCGCGCGGAGCAAGCCGAGGCGATCATCGGGCAGATCAGCGACTACAACCCGCACGCCGTCGTCTGCGTCGGAGTGCCCTTCGGCCATACCCGGCCACAATGGATCCTCCCGCACGGTGGAATCATCCGCCTCGACGGAACCACCAGAACCGTGAGCGCCGACTACAGCTAG
- a CDS encoding GNAT family N-acetyltransferase produces MPITLVRLDPVEDDQDALVDFMTRNEFPFHANPHPARKAVEAAIAKGAYRDEDNDSFWIHHTEHGRIGFLRFEDFRDPTPMFDLRLDGRFRGRGLGVEVLQAATHHLFTARPDIHRFEGQTREDNIAMRKTFMRCGWLKEAHYREGWPVHGGEPVASVAYAILRRDWETGQTTTFVWEDLTA; encoded by the coding sequence ATGCCCATCACTCTTGTACGCCTGGATCCGGTCGAGGACGATCAGGACGCTCTGGTCGATTTCATGACGCGCAACGAGTTCCCCTTTCACGCGAACCCCCACCCTGCGCGCAAAGCCGTCGAAGCTGCTATCGCGAAGGGCGCGTACAGGGACGAGGACAACGACTCCTTCTGGATTCACCACACCGAGCACGGTCGCATCGGGTTCCTTCGCTTCGAGGATTTCCGCGATCCCACGCCGATGTTCGACCTGCGCCTCGATGGACGGTTCCGGGGACGAGGCCTGGGCGTGGAAGTCCTGCAGGCGGCCACGCATCACCTCTTCACGGCACGACCGGACATCCATCGATTCGAAGGGCAGACGAGGGAGGACAACATCGCGATGCGTAAGACCTTCATGCGCTGCGGCTGGCTGAAAGAAGCCCACTATCGCGAAGGGTGGCCCGTGCACGGCGGCGAGCCGGTCGCCTCGGTCGCCTACGCCATTCTTCGGCGCGATTGGGAGACGGGGCAGACGACGACCTTCGTCTGGGAGGACCTGACCGCCTGA
- a CDS encoding TetR/AcrR family transcriptional regulator — protein MERRELLCTAAVSLLAAGGPRALTHRGVDRAAGVPLGSTSNLFRTQEALVSAVVDFLVRADHRRLGRLQGESPATAEDLATALARFASAARTTGREHARARQALLVHASDAPSPGAALAEGRKRLVIWGTDALRSIGVTRPEEKSALIVGIVDGMISATVFMGIPVEESALASAISAIIADP, from the coding sequence GTGGAACGCCGGGAACTGCTGTGCACGGCCGCCGTGTCCCTGCTCGCCGCAGGGGGGCCGCGCGCCCTCACACATCGTGGCGTGGACCGCGCTGCGGGCGTGCCGCTCGGCTCGACGTCGAACCTGTTCAGGACACAGGAGGCTCTCGTGAGCGCTGTCGTCGACTTCCTGGTACGAGCGGATCATCGGCGATTGGGGCGGCTCCAGGGTGAGAGCCCCGCGACCGCGGAAGACCTGGCGACGGCGCTGGCCCGCTTCGCGTCGGCAGCGAGAACCACGGGCCGGGAGCATGCGCGAGCCAGGCAGGCACTCCTGGTCCACGCCTCCGACGCTCCGTCACCCGGAGCAGCCCTCGCGGAGGGGCGGAAACGACTGGTCATCTGGGGTACGGACGCTCTGCGATCCATCGGCGTCACCCGGCCGGAAGAAAAGTCTGCCCTGATCGTCGGGATCGTGGACGGGATGATCAGCGCCACTGTGTTCATGGGCATTCCGGTCGAGGAATCGGCGTTGGCCTCCGCCATCAGTGCCATCATCGCCGATCCGTGA
- a CDS encoding FAD-dependent oxidoreductase, whose translation MTTAIVVGAGIAGLTAAVGLRRAGWSVRVLEQEPEVRTSGTAVLLQRATVSGLASLGLGPGIDARAIPLTGLQLRTRRALPITPRRAPSGAVLIERSDLVGLLRESLPEPALVLDHPLAGADLAGARGEAALVVGADGVHSTLRDAMFGHAYRATATGTTVWRGTAEVETSGLTEYWGQRRRFGISSRPSGGTNWYATALLPPARRPSAQLEREELRRLFGHWNAAVAATVASIGEEGILRHDIHHLTRRLPRYYLGNVALIGDAAHAMTPDLGRGANEAIVDALSLVNTLEAHDRVDRALVAYDRSRRRVTQLTATASGALHTLIHRSPWQPISNAHGDDARSGSDAR comes from the coding sequence ATGACAACGGCGATAGTTGTAGGCGCAGGCATTGCAGGACTCACCGCCGCGGTCGGTCTGCGCCGTGCGGGGTGGTCGGTCCGGGTCCTGGAGCAGGAACCGGAGGTGCGCACCTCCGGAACGGCGGTCCTGTTGCAACGGGCTACCGTCAGCGGACTCGCATCTCTGGGGCTCGGCCCTGGTATCGATGCTCGGGCGATCCCCCTCACCGGTCTTCAGCTCCGCACGCGACGAGCCCTGCCGATCACGCCTCGTCGGGCCCCCTCCGGCGCCGTACTGATCGAACGGTCGGACCTCGTCGGTCTCCTTCGGGAGTCCCTGCCGGAGCCGGCGCTCGTCCTCGACCACCCTCTGGCGGGAGCGGACCTCGCCGGCGCGCGCGGGGAGGCTGCTCTGGTCGTCGGAGCCGACGGCGTACACAGCACCCTGCGCGACGCAATGTTCGGTCATGCGTACCGCGCGACAGCGACCGGCACCACCGTGTGGCGGGGAACGGCCGAGGTGGAGACCTCGGGCCTGACCGAATACTGGGGCCAGCGACGCCGCTTCGGCATCAGTAGCAGGCCGAGCGGGGGAACGAACTGGTATGCGACGGCATTACTGCCACCAGCCCGGCGCCCGTCAGCTCAGCTGGAGCGCGAGGAGCTTCGGAGGCTGTTCGGGCATTGGAACGCGGCGGTGGCCGCGACAGTCGCAAGCATCGGCGAGGAAGGTATCCTGCGCCACGACATCCATCACCTGACGCGTCGGTTGCCGCGGTACTACCTGGGGAACGTGGCCCTGATCGGTGATGCAGCGCATGCCATGACACCGGACCTCGGGCGCGGCGCGAATGAGGCGATCGTCGACGCATTGTCCCTGGTGAACACCCTCGAGGCGCACGACCGCGTGGACCGCGCCCTGGTCGCCTACGACAGGTCCCGGCGCCGGGTCACCCAGCTGACGGCGACCGCATCCGGCGCCCTGCACACCCTCATTCATCGCTCGCCGTGGCAGCCGATCTCGAATGCACACGGTGATGACGCCCGGTCAGGATCCGATGCACGGTGA